Proteins from one Prosthecobacter sp. genomic window:
- a CDS encoding DUF1080 domain-containing protein: protein MTLSAIAGLLVSAASFAADSNDGWTSLFNGKDLSGWKSSEETPGCFTVVDGQLKVSGGRAHLFYVGETGEAKFKSFELKMKVKTTAGSNSGVYIHTKFQDKGWPDAGYECQVNSTHTDPKKTGSLYGVINILALLPDQKEPQGGKHIKVPLAPSKDGEWFDYNIKVEGKHITLKVNGETTVDFTEPEGWDPAKELKGMPGRKLSEGTVALQGHDPKSTVFYKDMFIKTIP from the coding sequence ATGACTCTTTCCGCCATCGCGGGATTGCTGGTGTCTGCTGCGTCATTCGCGGCGGACAGTAACGACGGCTGGACGTCCCTGTTCAACGGCAAGGATCTCAGCGGCTGGAAATCCAGCGAAGAAACCCCCGGCTGCTTCACTGTCGTGGACGGCCAGCTTAAAGTCAGCGGCGGTCGCGCCCATCTTTTCTACGTCGGCGAAACCGGCGAAGCCAAGTTCAAGAGCTTCGAACTGAAGATGAAGGTCAAAACCACCGCCGGCTCCAACAGCGGCGTGTACATTCACACCAAGTTCCAGGACAAAGGCTGGCCGGATGCCGGCTACGAGTGCCAGGTCAACAGCACCCACACCGACCCCAAGAAAACCGGCAGCCTCTATGGCGTCATCAACATCCTCGCCCTCCTGCCTGACCAGAAGGAACCCCAAGGCGGCAAGCACATCAAAGTGCCCCTCGCGCCGAGCAAGGACGGCGAATGGTTCGACTACAACATCAAGGTCGAAGGCAAGCACATCACTCTCAAGGTCAACGGCGAAACCACCGTGGATTTCACCGAGCCTGAAGGCTGGGATCCCGCCAAGGAGCTGAAAGGCATGCCCGGCCGCAAGCTCAGTGAAGGCACCGTCGCCCTCCAGGGCCACGACCCGAAGAGCACCGTGTTTTACAAGGACATGTTCATCAAGACGATCCCGTAA
- a CDS encoding four helix bundle protein, translated as MSIRRFEDIESWQMGRDISRQVYELAAVSALNRDFSLKDQMLRSSGSIMDNIAEGFDAGSNREFVRFLQYSKRSCSELQSQLYRCLDQSYLTQANFQTWYDLIDNTRNKIGGFIKYLTQNLEQRAINDPR; from the coding sequence ATGAGCATTCGGCGATTTGAAGACATTGAAAGCTGGCAGATGGGCCGGGATATCTCCCGGCAGGTCTATGAACTGGCCGCTGTCTCTGCTCTCAACCGTGATTTCTCCCTCAAAGACCAGATGCTGAGATCATCCGGCTCCATCATGGACAACATCGCCGAAGGGTTTGATGCCGGCAGCAATCGGGAATTCGTCAGGTTCCTGCAGTATTCAAAAAGATCCTGCTCGGAGCTGCAGAGCCAGCTTTATCGCTGCCTGGATCAAAGCTACCTCACTCAGGCGAACTTTCAGACGTGGTACGATCTCATCGACAATACCCGGAACAAAATCGGCGGCTTCATCAAGTACCTCACTCAGAACCTGGAACAACGCGCCATCAACGATCCCCGCTAA
- a CDS encoding bifunctional aldolase/short-chain dehydrogenase translates to MQSLWNDQEAATFGTDLLGQRVYTSRLLGRNPALVLHGGGNTSVKVTEQDFFGDSVDLCYVKGSGWDLATIERAGFSPVRMAALLKMSQLATMSDEDMVLQQRAAMTNPNAPAASIEAILHAILPFRFVDHSHANAISALTCAADGEARVKELYGKRVIIVPYVMPGFILAKTIAELIAGRDLKKEGIQGMVLLKHGLFTFDDDARKSYELHIEMVTMAEEYLERSAGTLARSSERTGVSALPSEDLMALAKLRQAVSKVRGVPQIARINASPEAVGYANLPNVAEFGTRGPLTPDHSIRTKRAPAFIGEDIDASVQKFADDYAAYFNRHAKGQTMLDPAPRFAIWPGKGIVSFGDTLKDAKIVADIAESTAATVQLGERVGGWEPLPEKDIFEIEYWDLEQAKLRKGPARKVHQGKVALVTGCAAGIGFAIAESLAEQGAQVVGLDIDKDIPEIMKKIGGIGIVVNLTEDKPVQDAIDFTVREFGGIDIVVSNAGIFPKNDHLDAMAQTDWDRTLMINLTSHQKLMSKVIPFVKQGIDASIIFVGSRNFKAPGPGASAYSCSKAALTQLCRVAALELAPHQIRVNIVHPDAVFDTKLWTPEALLKSATRYGMTVEEYKTKNLMKVEIKSKDIGNMVSAMASPLFAKVTGAQIPVDGGNDRVI, encoded by the coding sequence ATGCAATCCCTCTGGAACGACCAAGAAGCCGCCACTTTCGGCACCGATCTGCTCGGACAACGCGTTTACACCTCCCGTCTGCTCGGTCGCAATCCCGCCTTGGTCCTCCATGGCGGTGGCAACACCTCGGTGAAGGTCACGGAGCAGGACTTTTTCGGCGATTCCGTCGATCTTTGCTACGTCAAGGGCAGCGGCTGGGACTTGGCGACGATTGAACGCGCTGGTTTCTCCCCCGTGCGCATGGCGGCGCTCCTCAAGATGTCCCAACTCGCCACCATGAGCGATGAGGACATGGTGCTGCAGCAGCGCGCCGCGATGACGAACCCGAACGCGCCCGCCGCGAGCATTGAGGCGATCCTGCACGCCATCCTGCCCTTCCGTTTCGTCGATCACAGCCACGCGAACGCCATTTCCGCGCTCACCTGCGCCGCCGATGGCGAGGCACGCGTCAAGGAACTCTACGGCAAGCGCGTCATCATCGTGCCCTACGTCATGCCGGGCTTCATCCTGGCCAAAACCATCGCCGAACTCATCGCTGGCCGCGATCTGAAGAAGGAAGGCATTCAGGGCATGGTCTTGCTGAAGCACGGCCTGTTCACGTTCGATGACGACGCGCGCAAGAGCTACGAACTGCACATCGAAATGGTCACGATGGCGGAGGAGTATCTTGAGAGGAGCGCGGGCACTCTTGCCCGCAGTTCTGAGCGGACAGGAGTGTCCGCGCTCCCTTCTGAAGACCTCATGGCTTTGGCAAAACTTCGTCAAGCAGTGTCCAAGGTGCGAGGCGTCCCTCAAATCGCCCGCATCAACGCTTCGCCTGAAGCCGTCGGCTATGCGAACCTTCCGAACGTCGCCGAGTTCGGCACACGCGGCCCGCTCACGCCGGATCACAGCATCCGCACGAAGCGTGCACCCGCGTTCATCGGCGAAGACATCGACGCGAGTGTTCAGAAGTTCGCCGATGACTACGCCGCCTACTTCAATCGTCACGCCAAAGGCCAGACGATGCTCGATCCGGCCCCGCGCTTCGCGATCTGGCCCGGCAAAGGCATCGTGAGCTTCGGCGACACATTGAAGGACGCCAAGATCGTCGCTGACATCGCCGAATCGACGGCTGCGACCGTCCAGCTCGGCGAACGCGTCGGCGGTTGGGAGCCGCTGCCGGAGAAGGACATCTTTGAGATCGAATACTGGGATCTCGAACAGGCCAAATTGCGCAAAGGCCCGGCCCGCAAGGTGCATCAGGGCAAGGTGGCGCTCGTCACGGGTTGCGCGGCAGGCATCGGCTTCGCCATCGCGGAGTCGCTGGCCGAACAAGGCGCGCAGGTCGTCGGCCTCGACATCGACAAGGACATCCCTGAGATCATGAAGAAGATCGGCGGCATCGGCATCGTCGTGAACCTCACGGAGGACAAGCCCGTCCAGGACGCGATTGATTTCACCGTGCGCGAGTTCGGCGGTATCGACATCGTCGTCAGCAACGCCGGCATCTTCCCGAAGAACGATCATCTCGACGCCATGGCCCAGACGGATTGGGACCGCACCCTCATGATCAACCTCACGAGCCATCAGAAGCTCATGAGCAAGGTCATCCCGTTCGTGAAACAAGGCATTGATGCCAGCATCATCTTCGTCGGCAGCCGCAACTTCAAAGCCCCCGGCCCCGGTGCCTCCGCGTATTCATGCAGCAAGGCCGCGCTCACCCAGCTCTGCCGCGTCGCCGCGCTCGAACTCGCCCCGCACCAGATCCGCGTCAACATCGTGCACCCCGACGCCGTGTTCGACACCAAGCTCTGGACCCCCGAAGCCCTGCTCAAGAGCGCCACGCGCTACGGCATGACCGTCGAGGAATACAAGACCAAGAACCTCATGAAGGTCGAGATCAAGAGCAAGGACATCGGCAACATGGTGTCCGCCATGGCCTCCCCGCTCTTCGCCAAAGTCACCGGCGCGCAGATTCCGGTCGATGGCGGGAATGACCGGGTGATTTGA
- the eboE gene encoding metabolite traffic protein EboE, whose amino-acid sequence MLLNHGIHLGYCTNIHRGETWEETWNGLKNYTLRVKDRVSGGKPYGIGLRLSQQAAVELSAPGKIDEFKAWLDANGCYVFTINGFPYGAFHGTRVKEQVFKPDWSTQERLVYTNLLFDILAQLLPPGVSGSVSTLPGSHKTFGVGADELVAIFTNLRLCREHIETVSTASGHDLHLGLEPEPLGLFETSGETLKFFGLYLDRNPRDHDFFKFIGLNYDTCHLAIEFEEAKKALDRITGAGIRLSKLHFSSALKLKPTAENVAKLHAFDEPVYFHQVIASYGKDEPVRRFKDLPDALKFAQTNPNELGEEWRVHFHIPIHAQPGGGFDSTRDHLIGAMDWLATNPAKCQHIEMETYTWEVLPPEMRSGDVVDQLVKEYEWTLGEMGKRELMVKEA is encoded by the coding sequence ATGCTCCTCAACCACGGCATCCACCTCGGCTACTGCACAAACATCCACCGCGGTGAGACGTGGGAAGAAACCTGGAACGGACTCAAGAACTACACACTCCGTGTCAAAGACCGCGTCAGCGGCGGGAAACCGTATGGCATCGGTCTTCGGCTGAGTCAGCAGGCCGCCGTGGAATTGAGCGCTCCAGGCAAGATCGACGAGTTCAAGGCATGGCTCGACGCGAACGGCTGCTATGTTTTCACCATCAATGGCTTCCCCTATGGCGCCTTCCATGGCACGCGCGTCAAAGAGCAGGTGTTCAAGCCGGACTGGAGCACGCAGGAGCGGCTCGTTTACACAAACCTGCTGTTCGACATCCTCGCGCAGCTTCTCCCGCCGGGCGTCAGCGGCAGCGTCAGCACGCTGCCGGGTTCCCACAAGACCTTCGGCGTCGGCGCGGATGAATTGGTTGCGATCTTCACGAATCTGCGTTTGTGCCGCGAACACATCGAAACAGTCAGCACGGCGAGCGGGCACGACTTGCATCTCGGCCTCGAACCCGAACCGCTGGGCTTGTTCGAGACCAGCGGCGAGACGCTGAAGTTTTTCGGCCTCTATTTGGACCGCAATCCGCGTGATCACGACTTCTTCAAGTTCATCGGCCTCAATTACGACACCTGCCATCTCGCCATCGAATTTGAGGAGGCCAAAAAGGCCCTCGACCGCATCACCGGGGCCGGCATCCGGCTCAGCAAGCTGCACTTCAGCTCCGCGCTTAAACTCAAACCGACCGCCGAGAACGTCGCGAAGCTCCATGCCTTCGATGAACCCGTCTATTTTCATCAGGTCATCGCCAGTTACGGCAAGGACGAGCCCGTACGGCGTTTCAAGGACCTCCCCGATGCGTTGAAATTCGCCCAGACGAATCCCAACGAACTCGGCGAGGAATGGCGCGTCCACTTCCACATCCCCATCCACGCCCAGCCCGGCGGCGGTTTCGACAGCACGCGGGATCATTTGATCGGCGCGATGGACTGGCTGGCCACGAACCCAGCGAAATGCCAGCATATCGAGATGGAAACCTACACCTGGGAAGTCCTGCCGCCCGAGATGCGCAGCGGTGATGTCGTGGATCAGTTGGTGAAGGAGTATGAGTGGACGCTGGGAGAGATGGGGAAGAGGGAACTGATGGTCAAGGAGGCCTGA